A window of the Ardenticatenales bacterium genome harbors these coding sequences:
- a CDS encoding FtsQ-type POTRA domain-containing protein — protein MMSEKRSTNRRLRKQPAVRRMQVAMPASPPKLAIPRTAKKRRRRNNPTFQRPLALLKQFVVTSRWISLGILLICAAALYLVSGDQTFTLTAIPVEGAQAIPPQEIAAASGLAGVHIFAADPDRAARQVAALPGVISATVSLEWPNQVLIQVREDTPVAVWVQEGQSYWINRQGTLIPERASVPGLLQIQAEGDASLITLSPDPAGEDTAETETNEAGAPTPEAAMTAALRFVPAEVLRGALLLRQLRPNIESLYYDPRGGLSYQDGRGWRAYFGVGEDMAQKLTVYETLVDRLLAEGRAPQYISVSNPRKPFFLATGGGDQ, from the coding sequence ATGATGAGTGAGAAACGGTCTACGAATCGACGGTTGCGGAAACAACCTGCTGTGCGGCGGATGCAAGTGGCAATGCCGGCATCTCCCCCCAAACTCGCCATACCCCGCACCGCCAAAAAACGGCGGCGGCGTAACAACCCTACCTTCCAGCGCCCCCTGGCCCTGCTGAAGCAGTTTGTCGTGACCTCCCGCTGGATCAGTCTGGGCATCCTCCTCATCTGCGCCGCCGCCCTCTACCTCGTCAGCGGCGACCAGACCTTCACCCTCACGGCCATTCCCGTGGAAGGGGCGCAGGCCATTCCGCCGCAAGAGATCGCCGCCGCCAGCGGGCTGGCCGGTGTCCACATTTTTGCCGCCGACCCCGACCGGGCCGCGCGCCAGGTGGCCGCATTGCCCGGCGTTATCTCCGCCACCGTCAGCCTGGAATGGCCTAACCAGGTCTTGATCCAGGTGCGCGAGGACACACCCGTGGCCGTGTGGGTGCAGGAGGGTCAATCCTATTGGATTAATCGGCAGGGCACCCTCATCCCCGAGCGTGCCTCCGTCCCCGGATTGCTGCAAATCCAGGCGGAGGGAGACGCCTCCTTGATTACCCTGTCGCCCGATCCCGCCGGTGAGGATACGGCGGAGACGGAGACGAATGAGGCGGGTGCGCCCACGCCAGAGGCGGCCATGACGGCGGCGCTGCGCTTTGTGCCGGCGGAAGTGCTGCGTGGGGCGCTGCTGCTGCGCCAACTGCGTCCCAACATCGAGTCGCTTTATTACGACCCGCGCGGCGGCCTCAGCTACCAGGATGGTCGCGGCTGGCGGGCGTATTTTGGGGTGGGGGAGGACATGGCGCAGAAACTGACCGTTTATGAGACGCTGGTGGACCGTCTGTTGGCGGAAGGGCGCGCGCCGCAATACATCAGCGTCAGCAACCCGCGCAAGCCATTTTTCCTGGCGACTGGCGGTGGCGATCAGTGA
- a CDS encoding D-alanine--D-alanine ligase encodes MAEQKRKLRVGVIFGGRSGEHDVSLQSAQSVMAALDKEKYEVVPIGITRQGGWLTGDPMMALAAGRAAAAQPATLLPDPESAALLQVEKVAARPAAMSEVAHLDVILPVLHGPNGEDGTVQGLLELAGIPYVGAGVVGSAVGMDKAIFKAVMQAHGIPVLPWKLVLKTAWLADAEAVLDEIEAALAYPVFTKPANLGSSVGICKCTGRDELRRGLDEAARYDRRLVVEQGIPARELEVAVLGNEDPIASVVGEVRPRRAFYDYVAKYMVAPGSADESELLIPAPLSAAESDEVRRLALAAYRAIDCAGLGRVDLLMDRESGALYLNEINTMPGFTRISMYPKLWEASGLPYPRLLDKLIELALAREAQKSALQRTYDAPVS; translated from the coding sequence ATGGCAGAGCAAAAGCGTAAGCTACGGGTAGGCGTTATTTTCGGCGGTCGATCTGGCGAACATGATGTGTCGCTGCAATCGGCGCAGTCGGTGATGGCCGCCCTGGATAAGGAAAAGTACGAGGTGGTTCCCATTGGCATCACGCGACAGGGAGGCTGGCTCACGGGGGACCCGATGATGGCGCTGGCCGCGGGTCGCGCGGCGGCGGCGCAGCCGGCAACGCTGCTGCCCGATCCGGAGTCGGCGGCGCTGCTGCAAGTGGAAAAAGTGGCGGCGCGGCCGGCGGCGATGTCCGAAGTGGCTCATCTGGACGTGATTCTGCCTGTGCTGCATGGCCCGAATGGCGAGGATGGTACGGTGCAGGGGTTGTTGGAACTTGCCGGCATTCCTTACGTGGGCGCGGGCGTGGTTGGCTCCGCCGTGGGCATGGACAAAGCCATCTTCAAAGCCGTGATGCAGGCGCACGGCATCCCCGTGCTGCCGTGGAAGCTTGTCCTGAAAACGGCGTGGCTGGCCGACGCGGAGGCCGTGCTGGATGAAATCGAAGCCGCGCTCGCCTATCCCGTCTTCACCAAACCCGCTAATTTGGGTTCCAGCGTGGGCATCTGCAAATGCACCGGGCGCGACGAACTGCGGCGCGGCCTGGACGAAGCGGCCCGATACGATCGGCGGCTGGTGGTGGAGCAGGGCATTCCGGCGCGCGAGCTGGAAGTAGCCGTGCTGGGCAACGAAGACCCCATCGCCAGCGTGGTGGGCGAGGTGCGCCCGCGCCGCGCTTTTTACGATTACGTGGCGAAATACATGGTGGCTCCCGGTTCCGCCGATGAATCAGAACTGCTGATTCCCGCGCCGTTGTCGGCGGCGGAGTCGGACGAGGTGCGTCGGCTGGCATTGGCCGCGTATCGGGCGATTGATTGCGCCGGGTTGGGGCGGGTAGATTTGCTCATGGACCGGGAGAGCGGCGCGCTCTACCTGAATGAGATTAACACGATGCCCGGTTTTACGCGCATTTCCATGTATCCCAAATTGTGGGAGGCCAGCGGCCTGCCGTATCCGCGGCTGCTGGACAAGTTGATTGAGTTGGCGCTGGCCCGCGAGGCACAGAAGTCGGCGTTGCAGCGCACGTATGACGCGCCTGTGTCGTGA
- the ftsA gene encoding cell division protein FtsA produces the protein MEEIIFALDIGTTKVCALVGEVRAGQLRIIGLGSEPAVGMRKGMIVDVNEAALVIARAVEKAEQTSGYSLSRALVSMAGEHISSTNNRGTVAVGRNNAGISPEDIDRALDAAQAIAIPQNRQIVHLVPRRFSVDENEGVRNPVGMFGYRLEVEAHIVTAANPALMNLQKCADVVGIKVEEFVLNALASAEAILEPTEREMGVLVADIGGGTTDLALFVDGMVWHTSVIPVGGNHVTNDIAIGLRVPFEVAERVKLQYGDCRPEQIDSDSIFTVEPFGGEKIQVGRQDLAHVIEARVEEIFQLVLRDIRESGYDGMLPAGIVLTGGAAQLRGIAQVAYRVLGVPARVANPRNLAGLVDSLHSPAYATSVGLLQWAISGQNSYRPRPRQGEWGRRLGTIFKALLPGP, from the coding sequence ATGGAAGAGATCATTTTTGCGCTGGACATCGGTACGACAAAGGTGTGCGCTCTGGTGGGCGAGGTGCGCGCCGGGCAGTTGCGCATTATCGGGTTGGGTAGTGAGCCGGCGGTGGGGATGCGCAAGGGTATGATCGTGGATGTGAATGAGGCGGCGCTGGTGATTGCGCGCGCGGTGGAGAAGGCGGAACAGACGTCGGGCTACAGCCTGTCGCGGGCGCTGGTGAGCATGGCGGGGGAGCATATCAGTTCGACGAATAATCGGGGGACAGTGGCGGTGGGGCGGAATAATGCCGGCATTTCTCCCGAAGACATCGACCGCGCTCTGGATGCCGCCCAGGCCATCGCCATCCCCCAGAACCGGCAGATTGTCCACCTGGTTCCCCGCCGCTTTAGCGTGGACGAGAACGAGGGCGTGCGCAACCCCGTGGGCATGTTTGGCTACCGCCTGGAAGTCGAAGCCCACATCGTTACCGCGGCCAACCCCGCCCTGATGAACCTGCAAAAATGCGCCGATGTCGTGGGCATCAAAGTCGAAGAGTTCGTCCTCAATGCCCTGGCCTCCGCCGAAGCCATTCTCGAACCTACCGAACGGGAAATGGGCGTGCTGGTGGCGGACATCGGCGGCGGTACAACGGACCTGGCCCTGTTCGTCGATGGCATGGTGTGGCACACCAGCGTCATCCCCGTGGGCGGCAATCACGTCACCAACGACATCGCCATTGGCCTGCGCGTGCCCTTCGAGGTGGCCGAACGGGTGAAATTGCAGTACGGCGACTGTCGCCCGGAACAAATCGATTCCGATTCCATCTTCACGGTGGAGCCATTCGGCGGCGAGAAAATCCAGGTAGGGCGGCAAGACCTGGCCCACGTGATTGAGGCGCGCGTGGAGGAGATTTTCCAACTGGTGCTGCGCGATATTCGAGAATCGGGGTATGACGGGATGTTGCCTGCCGGCATTGTCCTTACCGGAGGCGCGGCGCAGTTACGAGGCATTGCCCAGGTCGCCTACCGCGTGTTGGGCGTGCCCGCCCGCGTCGCCAACCCGCGCAACCTGGCCGGCCTGGTGGACTCACTGCACAGCCCCGCCTACGCCACCAGCGTCGGCCTGTTGCAATGGGCCATCAGCGGCCAAAACAGCTATCGCCCGCGCCCGCGCCAGGGGGAATGGGGGCGTCGGCTAGGGACGATCTTCAAGGCGCTGCTGCCGGGACCATGA
- a CDS encoding lipase maturation factor family protein: MSNHPPWRDYWLGRVDSRPLAVFRIFFGALVLKMAVQYVPLARPFFSDAGIVPRAARLTGPLRETPSLLYAFPSAWMAQAFLLLWAAAAFCLLVGYRTRLAAVLVFVGSLSVFERNLFVLNGADQVVQVLSFWAMFLPLGDTYAVDAVRRRWAAYRLSGRWEDLRVSAAPRRAFAFPVRLLQIQMGLIYLFTGLYKLRGGVWLDGTALHYVLQLPAFLQPTGAWFFSVAPAWLLAFLTHYTLWIELAFVLFMFLPWGQPALRLAGLILATALQVGIGGLMSIFNFQAVMVIGTFVFLEPDWIVAVERGLRWTRDVSFVPFWSGAPRWFFLVLAGTRADEVTQTADWPDGDVWVKDGGGGRNAGTAARQRLLGHLFLSRLWLWLVRFWPERNPSASVVALTPAAPTDTRPPAFFRSLPPWWTMARRGLLVVSLSLVMGSVLWVNLRGLLKPWVPPVTGLARTILLATELTQRWDMFATGGPRTWRWVAVTGQFADGATLDLQTGEPPLDAPPRWSRGTGLRWREFNANVAELQFPWMLQNWGDYLCRTYPTGTPAAPLRHVQFTLRSRHTFPPGGQPDPTITDEPLLLFSCADSS, from the coding sequence ATGAGTAATCATCCGCCGTGGCGCGATTACTGGTTGGGCCGGGTGGATAGCCGCCCGCTGGCGGTTTTTCGCATCTTTTTTGGCGCGCTGGTGCTGAAAATGGCCGTGCAATATGTTCCATTGGCGCGGCCTTTTTTCAGCGATGCCGGCATTGTCCCCCGCGCCGCCCGTCTTACCGGTCCCCTACGCGAAACCCCCTCCCTGCTGTATGCCTTCCCTTCCGCGTGGATGGCACAGGCGTTTCTGCTGCTGTGGGCGGCGGCGGCTTTCTGCCTGCTCGTCGGCTACCGCACGCGCCTGGCGGCGGTTCTCGTCTTTGTTGGCTCCCTCTCCGTTTTTGAACGTAACCTGTTCGTTCTGAATGGCGCGGACCAGGTGGTGCAGGTTCTCAGCTTTTGGGCGATGTTTTTGCCCCTGGGCGACACGTACGCCGTGGACGCCGTGCGCCGGCGATGGGCGGCGTACCGTCTGAGCGGCAGGTGGGAGGATTTGCGCGTTTCCGCCGCGCCTCGCCGCGCTTTTGCCTTCCCGGTGCGTTTGCTGCAGATACAAATGGGGCTGATTTATCTTTTTACGGGGTTGTATAAGCTGCGCGGTGGGGTCTGGCTGGATGGGACGGCGCTGCATTATGTGTTGCAGTTGCCGGCATTTTTGCAACCCACCGGCGCATGGTTTTTTAGTGTCGCCCCCGCGTGGCTGCTGGCCTTCCTCACGCACTACACCTTGTGGATCGAACTGGCCTTTGTGCTGTTCATGTTCCTGCCCTGGGGCCAGCCGGCGCTGCGTCTGGCGGGCCTGATCCTGGCGACGGCGTTGCAAGTGGGCATTGGCGGCCTGATGAGTATTTTTAACTTCCAGGCGGTTATGGTCATCGGCACGTTCGTTTTTTTGGAGCCGGATTGGATTGTGGCGGTGGAGCGGGGGCTGCGATGGACGCGGGATGTGTCGTTTGTGCCGTTTTGGTCGGGCGCGCCGCGTTGGTTTTTTCTGGTGTTGGCGGGCACGCGCGCGGATGAGGTGACGCAGACGGCGGATTGGCCGGATGGCGATGTGTGGGTGAAGGATGGGGGGGGAGGGAGAAATGCCGGCACAGCCGCGCGCCAACGCCTGCTGGGACACCTCTTTCTCAGCCGCCTCTGGCTCTGGCTCGTCCGCTTTTGGCCGGAGCGCAACCCCTCCGCCTCCGTTGTGGCCTTAACCCCCGCCGCCCCCACCGATACACGCCCGCCGGCCTTTTTTCGTTCCTTGCCCCCCTGGTGGACGATGGCGCGGCGCGGCTTGCTGGTCGTCAGCCTCAGCCTGGTCATGGGCAGCGTCCTGTGGGTGAACCTGCGCGGCCTGCTCAAGCCGTGGGTTCCACCGGTGACGGGGCTGGCGCGCACCATCTTGCTCGCCACGGAGCTTACGCAGCGTTGGGATATGTTCGCTACCGGTGGACCACGTACCTGGCGTTGGGTGGCCGTCACGGGCCAGTTCGCCGATGGGGCTACCCTGGACCTGCAAACTGGCGAACCGCCCCTGGATGCTCCGCCTCGCTGGTCCAGGGGAACCGGGCTGCGCTGGCGCGAATTTAACGCCAACGTCGCCGAACTACAGTTCCCCTGGATGCTGCAAAACTGGGGCGATTATCTCTGTCGCACCTATCCGACCGGTACGCCCGCCGCGCCCCTGCGGCATGTTCAGTTCACCCTGCGTAGCCGCCACACTTTCCCCCCCGGTGGTCAGCCCGACCCCACGATCACGGACGAGCCGCTGCTCCTCTTTTCCTGCGCTGATTCCTCCTGA
- the nrdR gene encoding transcriptional repressor NrdR: MKCPYCGHEKTRVIDTNHDGRGGIRRRRVCVNCDERFSTYERPILATPLLVKRDGTREEFSRDKLAEGIRLACAKRPVAAADIERVVGEIESELQMMGKAEVSSRIVGDKVIKRLKDVDQVAYIRYATVYLRLGDLEAIRNEIDRLVSESQGSR; the protein is encoded by the coding sequence ATGAAATGTCCATATTGTGGTCACGAAAAAACCCGTGTCATTGATACCAATCATGACGGACGTGGTGGCATCCGTCGTCGGCGCGTATGCGTCAACTGCGATGAACGCTTCAGCACCTACGAGCGCCCCATTCTGGCGACGCCGCTGTTGGTCAAGCGGGACGGCACGCGGGAGGAGTTCTCGCGGGATAAACTGGCCGAGGGCATTCGCCTGGCCTGCGCCAAGCGCCCCGTGGCCGCGGCGGACATTGAGCGCGTCGTGGGGGAAATCGAGTCGGAGCTGCAAATGATGGGCAAAGCGGAAGTCTCCAGCCGCATCGTCGGCGACAAAGTGATCAAGCGGCTGAAGGACGTGGACCAGGTGGCCTACATCCGCTATGCCACCGTCTATCTGCGCCTGGGCGACCTGGAAGCCATCCGCAACGAAATCGACCGCCTCGTCAGCGAAAGCCAAGGCTCTCGGTAG
- the murB gene encoding UDP-N-acetylmuramate dehydrogenase, whose amino-acid sequence MNLQTSLMDAILTHFHATFGEQFQLNVPMSRYTTARIGGPAEMFVMVTNADELRQAAELAYNSHIPYFILGGGSNVLVADAGISGLVIFNRARQMRFRHTGAHVVCTVESGMNLSSLARQCIAKGLGGLEWAISVPGTVGGAVVGNSGAHGSDMSSNVRTVTLWKPGVGVRTYSREEMGYAYRDSVLKQEQGTDRSRRVVLSVELELKPEPVDVLTAHADGFIAYRKETQPGGASCGSMFKNPPHFYAGYLIDAAGLKGYRRGGAHISEKHANFFINDGDATAEDVHGLIAEAWNVVREKFGVEMELEVELVGDWRFEQE is encoded by the coding sequence ATGAACTTACAAACCTCGCTTATGGATGCGATTTTGACTCACTTCCACGCCACGTTTGGCGAACAATTCCAGTTGAATGTGCCGATGTCGCGCTATACGACGGCACGTATTGGCGGCCCGGCGGAGATGTTCGTCATGGTGACGAATGCGGACGAGCTGCGGCAGGCGGCGGAACTGGCTTATAACTCGCACATTCCCTACTTTATTTTGGGTGGGGGGTCGAATGTGTTGGTGGCGGATGCCGGCATTTCCGGCCTTGTCATCTTCAATCGCGCCCGCCAGATGCGCTTCCGCCACACCGGCGCCCACGTCGTCTGTACCGTCGAATCCGGCATGAACCTCTCCTCCCTGGCGCGCCAGTGCATCGCCAAAGGGCTGGGCGGCCTGGAATGGGCCATCAGCGTGCCCGGAACCGTCGGCGGGGCCGTCGTCGGCAACTCCGGCGCGCATGGCAGCGACATGTCCAGCAACGTGCGCACCGTCACCCTGTGGAAACCGGGCGTGGGCGTCCGCACCTACAGCCGCGAGGAAATGGGTTACGCCTACCGCGACAGCGTGCTGAAACAGGAACAGGGCACGGACCGCTCCCGCCGCGTCGTCCTCTCCGTGGAACTGGAGTTGAAGCCCGAACCCGTGGATGTACTCACCGCGCACGCGGACGGCTTTATCGCCTACCGCAAAGAGACGCAACCCGGCGGCGCAAGCTGCGGCTCCATGTTCAAAAACCCGCCACACTTCTACGCGGGCTACTTGATTGACGCCGCCGGCTTGAAAGGGTATCGGCGCGGTGGTGCGCACATCTCCGAAAAGCACGCCAACTTCTTCATTAACGATGGCGATGCTACCGCCGAAGACGTACACGGCCTCATTGCCGAGGCGTGGAACGTGGTGCGTGAGAAGTTTGGCGTCGAAATGGAACTGGAAGTGGAACTGGTTGGCGACTGGCGGTTTGAACAGGAATGA
- a CDS encoding CvpA family protein — MLSLQTVFWIMIGFFALIGFLRGWTKEVIATSGLVLSLFAVDRFGVLIVSLLTNVPTDSSTIADPYAGLRQQFYVLALVHLLIAFFSYQGPSLAGQLSGGRFVARLRDNLQEKLLGAIVGGFNGYLIVGTLWSFLEYRIISPGSYERLVRNVPYAFDPATIIRPDFDTFASLVEKLPLPLLAPYLPILIVLVFLFVIVVMI, encoded by the coding sequence ATGCTCAGTCTGCAAACCGTATTCTGGATTATGATCGGCTTTTTTGCCCTGATCGGCTTCCTGCGCGGCTGGACGAAGGAAGTTATCGCCACATCTGGGCTGGTGCTGTCCCTGTTCGCCGTGGACCGGTTTGGCGTCCTCATCGTCTCCCTACTCACCAACGTGCCCACCGACTCCAGCACGATTGCCGACCCTTACGCCGGGCTGCGCCAGCAGTTCTACGTGCTGGCCCTGGTGCACCTGCTCATCGCCTTCTTCAGCTATCAAGGTCCTTCTCTGGCAGGGCAGCTATCGGGCGGGCGTTTTGTCGCCCGTTTGCGGGACAACTTGCAGGAGAAACTTCTGGGCGCGATTGTCGGCGGTTTCAATGGCTACCTCATCGTCGGGACGCTGTGGTCGTTTCTGGAGTATCGCATCATCTCGCCCGGTAGTTATGAGCGACTGGTGCGCAACGTCCCCTATGCCTTCGATCCCGCCACCATCATCCGCCCCGACTTCGACACCTTCGCGTCGCTGGTGGAGAAGCTCCCCCTGCCCCTGCTGGCGCCTTACCTGCCGATCCTGATCGTACTCGTCTTCCTGTTCGTTATTGTCGTCATGATCTAG
- the murC gene encoding UDP-N-acetylmuramate--L-alanine ligase, which translates to MSFAPDTFLLAPHMHVHIVGIGGSGMSAIAQVLLGQGYPVSGSDMQANALTAALQAAGATVFVGHAAGHVAGADVVVISSAVPADNVERLAARQAGIPVLKRADFLRALMHDQTCIAVAGSHGKTTTTAMISHILIAAGRDPSVIAGGVLPSLGSNGRAGRSRLFVIEADEYDYMFLGLRPTVAVITNVEHDHPDLFPTEAAYREAFVRFARLLPPGGELVACAEDEGARAVLARLALMDVKLATYGLMGNGQTPDWRALDVRPNQLGGSDFLVQSGSETLGVARLRVPGRHNVLNGLAALAAVAYVGVPFVEAMPALATFTGVGRRFQILGEAGDVTIIDDYAHHPTEIRASLAAARQRFPGQRIWAVWQPHTYSRTHLLQAEFARSFQDADCVIGLAIYRSRERDTLGMTTEKVLAQMDHSDARAIPAREEAAAYLLDHVQPGDVVILLGAGDGNAVGEWLLDGLRQKDG; encoded by the coding sequence ATGTCCTTCGCTCCTGACACTTTTCTACTCGCCCCGCACATGCACGTCCACATCGTGGGCATTGGCGGCAGCGGCATGTCTGCCATTGCCCAGGTGTTGTTGGGGCAGGGCTATCCTGTTTCCGGCTCCGACATGCAGGCGAATGCGCTCACGGCGGCGCTGCAAGCGGCGGGCGCGACCGTCTTTGTGGGGCACGCGGCGGGGCATGTGGCCGGCGCGGATGTGGTGGTGATTTCCTCCGCCGTGCCCGCGGATAACGTGGAACGGCTGGCCGCGCGGCAGGCGGGCATTCCCGTGCTCAAGCGGGCGGATTTTCTGCGAGCGCTGATGCATGATCAGACCTGCATCGCTGTGGCGGGATCGCATGGCAAGACGACGACGACGGCCATGATCAGCCACATCCTGATCGCCGCCGGGCGCGACCCCAGCGTGATTGCCGGCGGCGTGCTGCCCAGCCTGGGCAGCAACGGGCGCGCGGGGCGCAGCCGCCTGTTTGTGATTGAGGCGGATGAGTATGATTACATGTTTTTGGGGCTGCGCCCAACGGTGGCCGTGATCACGAACGTGGAACACGACCACCCGGATTTGTTCCCCACGGAGGCGGCGTATCGAGAGGCATTTGTCCGTTTTGCCCGCTTGCTGCCCCCGGGCGGCGAGTTGGTGGCTTGCGCCGAGGACGAGGGGGCGCGGGCGGTGCTGGCCCGGTTGGCGCTGATGGATGTGAAGCTGGCGACGTATGGACTGATGGGTAACGGGCAGACGCCTGATTGGCGGGCGTTGGATGTGCGCCCGAATCAGTTGGGCGGCTCCGATTTTCTGGTGCAGTCGGGAAGCGAGACGCTGGGTGTGGCCCGCCTGCGCGTGCCTGGGCGGCATAATGTGCTGAATGGGTTGGCGGCGCTGGCGGCGGTGGCGTATGTGGGCGTGCCTTTTGTGGAGGCGATGCCGGCATTAGCCACGTTCACCGGCGTCGGACGGCGCTTCCAAATCCTCGGCGAAGCGGGAGATGTCACCATCATCGACGACTACGCCCACCACCCCACGGAAATCCGCGCCAGCCTGGCCGCCGCGCGCCAGCGATTCCCCGGACAACGCATCTGGGCCGTGTGGCAGCCGCACACCTACAGCCGCACCCACCTGCTGCAAGCGGAATTCGCCCGCAGCTTCCAGGACGCCGATTGTGTCATCGGCCTGGCCATCTACCGTAGCCGCGAGCGGGACACATTGGGCATGACGACGGAGAAAGTTCTGGCGCAAATGGACCACTCGGACGCCCGCGCCATCCCCGCCCGCGAAGAAGCCGCCGCCTACTTGCTGGACCATGTGCAGCCGGGCGACGTGGTGATCCTGCTGGGCGCGGGCGACGGCAACGCCGTAGGCGAGTGGCTCCTGGATGGGCTGCGGCAGAAAGATGGTTAA
- the ftsZ gene encoding cell division protein FtsZ, translating to MPELEGSALIRVVGVGGGGSNAVNRMIAEGIVGVDFIAINTDRQAIMGSGAPQRLVIGERSTRGLGAGGNPEVGQKAAEESLEELHELLRGSDMVFVTAGMGGGTGTGAVPIVAKVAREEGALTIGVVTRPFSFEGTKRAKVAESGIEALKEHSDTLIVIPNDRLLEAADKRVSLLDSFRLADDVLRQGIQGISELITVPGLINLDFADVQAIMSMGGAALMAVGSGKGEDRARTAAEQALSSRLLDVTIDGARGILFNVTGGPDLSLFEINQAASIIRETAHPDVNLIFGAVIDENMGDEVRITVIATGFEHAIPSLRHIAPPVERSLPTGQPVRERASVPVSARRETEARRTAETFRPDDLEIPTFLRRRRS from the coding sequence ATGCCGGAATTGGAAGGTTCCGCCCTCATTCGCGTCGTCGGCGTTGGTGGCGGCGGCAGCAATGCCGTCAACCGCATGATTGCCGAGGGCATCGTTGGCGTTGATTTCATCGCCATCAACACGGATCGGCAGGCGATCATGGGCAGCGGCGCGCCGCAACGCCTGGTGATCGGCGAACGGTCCACGCGCGGCCTGGGCGCGGGGGGCAATCCCGAGGTGGGGCAGAAGGCGGCGGAGGAGTCGCTGGAAGAACTGCACGAGCTGTTGCGCGGTTCGGATATGGTGTTTGTCACTGCCGGCATGGGGGGTGGCACAGGCACGGGCGCGGTTCCCATCGTCGCCAAAGTTGCCCGCGAAGAAGGCGCGCTCACCATTGGCGTCGTCACGCGCCCCTTCAGCTTTGAAGGGACCAAGCGCGCCAAAGTGGCCGAGTCGGGCATCGAAGCGTTGAAGGAACATTCCGACACGCTCATCGTCATTCCCAACGACCGCCTGCTGGAAGCCGCCGACAAGCGCGTTTCTTTGCTGGATTCGTTCCGTCTGGCGGATGACGTGCTGCGCCAGGGCATCCAGGGCATCAGCGAATTGATCACCGTGCCCGGCCTGATCAACCTGGACTTCGCCGACGTGCAGGCGATTATGTCCATGGGCGGCGCGGCCCTGATGGCTGTGGGCAGTGGCAAGGGCGAAGACCGGGCGCGCACGGCGGCGGAGCAGGCGCTCTCCAGCCGCCTGCTGGACGTGACCATCGACGGTGCGCGTGGCATCCTCTTCAACGTCACCGGCGGCCCCGACCTGAGCCTGTTTGAAATCAATCAGGCAGCCTCCATCATCCGCGAGACGGCACATCCCGATGTGAACCTCATCTTTGGCGCGGTTATTGACGAGAACATGGGGGACGAGGTGCGTATCACGGTCATTGCCACGGGTTTTGAGCACGCGATTCCTTCGCTGCGGCACATTGCGCCACCGGTGGAGCGTTCGCTGCCCACGGGGCAGCCGGTGCGTGAGCGGGCGTCCGTGCCCGTTTCCGCTCGCCGCGAGACGGAAGCACGCCGTACGGCGGAGACATTCCGCCCCGATGATTTGGAGATTCCCACGTTCCTCCGCCGTCGTCGCAGCTAG